The Micromonospora sp. M71_S20 genome has a window encoding:
- a CDS encoding nucleoside triphosphate pyrophosphohydrolase, with amino-acid sequence MPARIVLLVTSPRLPAGLLTAAAWDVVRRHPVLAGAESELTTAVRAAGAEVTVVDGRATQALLDAAATHGVAVWLAGPAGDESLARELGLRLAREPGLAELELMYGSWDPPGARLLDAVAVMDRLASPGGDPWKRAQTHRSLAGFLLEECYEAYDAISAGDTDALREELGDVLLQVVLHARLAEELPEGERWTVDDVAGGLIDKMVRRNPHVFADAATGTLEEIEASWERIKRAEKARDSVLDGIALSQPALALAAKILERAGRVGLAVPPPLADSQVDPEARLGASLLASVAAAREAGLDPEAALRRAALAYADAVRAAEKA; translated from the coding sequence ATGCCCGCCCGGATCGTCCTGCTCGTCACCTCGCCCCGGCTGCCGGCCGGGCTGCTGACCGCCGCCGCCTGGGACGTCGTACGCCGGCACCCGGTGCTGGCGGGGGCGGAGAGCGAGCTGACGACGGCGGTCCGCGCGGCGGGCGCCGAGGTCACGGTGGTCGACGGCCGGGCGACGCAGGCGCTGCTCGACGCGGCGGCGACGCACGGCGTCGCGGTGTGGCTGGCCGGCCCGGCCGGCGACGAGTCGCTGGCCCGCGAGCTGGGCCTGCGGCTGGCCCGCGAGCCCGGCCTGGCCGAGCTGGAGCTGATGTACGGCTCCTGGGATCCGCCGGGCGCCCGGCTGCTCGACGCGGTGGCGGTGATGGACCGGCTGGCCTCCCCGGGCGGCGACCCCTGGAAGCGCGCGCAGACCCACCGCAGCCTCGCCGGCTTCCTGCTGGAGGAGTGCTACGAGGCGTACGACGCGATCAGCGCCGGGGACACCGACGCGCTGCGCGAGGAGCTGGGCGACGTGCTGCTCCAGGTGGTGCTGCACGCCCGCCTCGCCGAGGAGCTGCCCGAGGGGGAGCGGTGGACTGTCGACGACGTGGCTGGCGGGCTAATCGACAAGATGGTCCGGCGCAACCCGCACGTCTTCGCCGACGCGGCGACAGGCACCCTGGAGGAGATCGAGGCGAGCTGGGAGCGGATCAAGCGGGCCGAGAAGGCGCGTGACTCGGTGCTCGACGGCATCGCGCTGAGCCAGCCCGCCCTCGCCCTGGCCGCCAAGATCCTGGAGCGCGCCGGGCGGGTCGGCCTCGCCGTACCGCCGCCCCTCGCGGATTCCCAGGTGGACCCGGAGGCGCGGCTCGGCGCGAGCCTGCTCGCCTCGGTCGCGGCGGCCCGCGAGGCGGGCCTGGACCCGGAGGCGGCCCTGCGCCGCGCCGCCCTGGCCTACGCGGACGCGGTCCGCGCCGCCGAAAAGGCCTGA
- a CDS encoding DUF885 domain-containing protein: MESFVPLAERIVDALLQSRPGLATSTGDHRYDDRLPDLSAEAVAADRTMLKEAADALAELDPDALDVEERVDHALLTSFVDRELFESGDIRAHEWDPLRHNPGPLLHALLARPYAPVDVRLTSLAGRLAAVPDALATARATLRDMPRIHAETAVGQFTGTAALIRDEVPGLLAQAPALYDRVEPAATAAIAALEEFVAWLRQGLAADAGPGRDPRLGRRRWEARLWHTLDTELGAAEIQRRAWANLDRVGEEIRAAAVELVGGPADDGTVRRALDLLAAEHPDDHTIVDLASVTLDEATDFVRAHDLVTLVDDPCVIQEMPQFARGVAVAYCDSPGPLETADVPTFYCIAPTPADWPAHRVESFYREYNDHMIRNLTVHEAMPGHFLQLAHARRHVGPTRVRALTESGPFIEGWAVYTEELMAGLGFGGLPVRLQQLKMQLRMTINALLDQLVHCEELPEAEAMALMTGRGFQEEGEAAGKWRRALLTSTQLSTYFVGYSEVAAVAAARPAGVSVREWHDAMLAHDCPPPRHLRTLLGV, from the coding sequence GTGGAATCGTTTGTGCCGCTCGCGGAGCGGATCGTCGACGCGTTGCTCCAGAGCCGGCCGGGGCTCGCGACCTCCACCGGCGACCACCGGTACGACGATCGGCTGCCGGACCTCTCCGCCGAGGCGGTCGCGGCCGACCGGACCATGCTCAAGGAGGCCGCGGACGCGCTCGCCGAGCTGGACCCGGACGCCCTGGACGTCGAGGAGCGCGTCGACCACGCGCTGCTCACCTCGTTCGTGGACCGGGAGTTGTTCGAGTCCGGCGACATCCGCGCACACGAGTGGGACCCGCTGCGGCACAACCCCGGGCCGCTGCTGCACGCGCTGCTCGCCCGCCCGTACGCCCCGGTGGACGTGCGGCTGACCAGCCTGGCCGGTCGGCTCGCCGCCGTACCGGACGCGCTGGCGACCGCGCGCGCGACGCTGCGCGACATGCCGCGCATCCACGCCGAGACGGCGGTCGGGCAGTTCACCGGCACGGCGGCGCTCATCCGCGACGAGGTGCCGGGGCTGCTCGCGCAGGCCCCCGCCCTGTACGACCGGGTCGAGCCGGCGGCCACCGCGGCGATCGCGGCGCTGGAGGAGTTCGTCGCGTGGCTGCGCCAGGGCCTGGCCGCCGACGCCGGCCCCGGGCGGGACCCACGGCTGGGCCGCCGCCGCTGGGAGGCGCGGCTGTGGCACACCCTCGACACCGAGCTGGGCGCCGCCGAGATCCAGCGCCGGGCCTGGGCCAACCTGGACCGGGTCGGCGAGGAGATCCGCGCGGCGGCCGTCGAGCTGGTCGGCGGCCCGGCCGACGACGGGACGGTACGCCGGGCGCTGGACCTGCTGGCCGCCGAGCATCCGGACGACCACACGATCGTGGACCTCGCCTCGGTCACCCTGGACGAGGCGACCGACTTCGTGCGCGCCCACGACCTGGTCACCCTGGTCGACGATCCGTGCGTGATCCAGGAGATGCCCCAGTTCGCCCGTGGCGTGGCGGTCGCCTACTGCGACTCGCCCGGCCCGCTGGAGACGGCGGACGTGCCGACCTTCTACTGCATCGCGCCCACCCCGGCGGACTGGCCCGCGCACCGGGTCGAGTCGTTCTACCGCGAGTACAACGACCACATGATCCGCAACCTGACGGTGCACGAGGCGATGCCGGGGCACTTCCTCCAGCTCGCCCACGCCCGCCGGCACGTCGGCCCCACCCGGGTACGCGCGCTGACCGAGTCGGGCCCCTTCATCGAGGGCTGGGCGGTCTACACGGAGGAGCTGATGGCGGGCCTCGGCTTCGGCGGCCTGCCGGTGCGGTTGCAGCAGCTCAAGATGCAGCTCCGGATGACCATCAACGCGCTGCTGGACCAGCTCGTGCACTGCGAGGAGCTGCCGGAGGCCGAGGCGATGGCGCTGATGACCGGGCGGGGCTTCCAGGAGGAGGGGGAGGCGGCCGGCAAGTGGCGGCGCGCGCTGCTCACCTCGACGCAGCTCTCGACGTACTTCGTCGGCTACAGCGAGGTGGCCGCGGTCGCCGCCGCCCGCCCGGCCGGCGTGTCGGTGCGCGAGTGGCACGACGCGATGCTCGCCCACGACTGCCCGCCCCCGCGGCACCTGCGCACCCTGCTGGGCGTGTGA
- a CDS encoding nuclear transport factor 2 family protein, which yields MSNATRTSTAAVVESFFARFGAGDVPGLVDLFADTFDFVVNGTPDIPWSGRRSTPAELPDFFGSFGRVLGPAQEYEITATVVDGENAVVLGHNKFEVLATGKSFTNHFALHIAVRDGKITTYHMYEDTHAIDAAFAG from the coding sequence ATGAGCAACGCGACACGTACCAGCACGGCCGCCGTCGTCGAATCCTTCTTCGCGCGGTTCGGCGCCGGCGACGTACCAGGACTCGTCGACCTCTTCGCCGACACGTTCGACTTCGTGGTCAACGGGACCCCGGACATCCCCTGGTCCGGGCGGCGCTCCACCCCGGCCGAACTGCCGGACTTCTTCGGCTCGTTCGGACGCGTACTCGGACCGGCCCAGGAATACGAGATCACGGCGACGGTCGTCGACGGGGAGAACGCGGTCGTGCTCGGGCACAACAAGTTCGAGGTCCTCGCCACCGGGAAGTCGTTCACCAACCACTTCGCCCTGCACATCGCCGTCAGGGACGGCAAGATCACGACCTACCACATGTACGAGGACACCCATGCGATCGACGCCGCGTTCGCGGGCTGA
- a CDS encoding helix-turn-helix transcriptional regulator — MLRLRLGLADLCRVRFADRLHPVGMSLLACQALHDAGTARMTPGPAADAASASGPVRSAASVLRHLLPARGRLPDFLTPLDGLESVAAGLEAIRAAPVGRIRAEVTAAYAQLPATPLRRRFAEADGETMNLFGRALGTWHDAVLAPHWADLTQAHRHHVAGATAQLATHGLDGLLNALHPAIRWAAPTLTVRTWWSASLAGTGHGLLLLPSPLAGPHPRVLVEPGRPVLVVYPAPMPRLISATTCDPLGRLLGATRAAVLRRLAGPGRHTTTALGRAVGISISSASEHAGALRAAGLVVSVRDGGAVLHRLTPLGTELLGRDVVQPGGPA, encoded by the coding sequence ATGCTCCGTCTCCGCCTGGGACTGGCGGACCTGTGCCGGGTCCGCTTCGCCGACCGCCTGCACCCGGTCGGCATGTCCCTGCTGGCCTGCCAGGCGCTGCACGACGCGGGCACGGCCCGGATGACGCCGGGCCCCGCGGCGGACGCGGCCTCCGCGTCGGGTCCGGTCCGGTCCGCCGCCTCCGTGCTGCGGCACCTGCTTCCCGCACGCGGGCGCCTGCCCGACTTCCTCACCCCGCTGGACGGCCTGGAATCGGTCGCCGCCGGTCTGGAGGCGATCCGGGCGGCCCCCGTCGGGCGCATCCGGGCGGAGGTGACCGCCGCGTACGCGCAGCTGCCCGCGACGCCGCTGCGCAGGCGGTTCGCCGAGGCCGACGGGGAGACGATGAACCTGTTCGGCCGGGCCCTGGGCACCTGGCACGACGCGGTGCTCGCGCCGCACTGGGCCGACCTGACGCAGGCGCACCGGCATCACGTGGCGGGGGCGACCGCGCAACTCGCCACGCACGGGCTGGACGGGCTGCTGAACGCGCTGCACCCGGCGATCCGGTGGGCGGCGCCGACGCTGACGGTGCGTACCTGGTGGAGCGCCTCGCTGGCCGGCACCGGCCACGGCCTGCTCCTGCTGCCCTCGCCGCTGGCCGGCCCGCATCCCCGGGTGCTGGTGGAGCCCGGTCGGCCGGTGCTGGTGGTGTACCCCGCGCCGATGCCGCGCCTGATCAGCGCCACCACCTGCGATCCGCTGGGCCGCCTGCTGGGGGCGACCCGGGCGGCGGTGCTGCGCCGCCTCGCCGGCCCCGGCCGGCACACCACCACGGCGCTCGGCCGGGCCGTCGGGATCAGCATCTCCTCGGCGTCCGAGCACGCGGGGGCGTTGCGGGCGGCCGGGCTGGTCGTCAGCGTCCGGGACGGCGGCGCGGTGCTGCACCGGTTGACGCCGCTCGGCACCGAACTGCTCGGCCGCGACGTCGTCCAGCCCGGCGGCCCCGCCTGA
- a CDS encoding PHB depolymerase family esterase, producing MRRTVAVLTGLVFAVVATACGGDRGQSRVTPAPSPSGAVERPAAGDHRLTLAHGGSDRRYLLHAPPGYDPARPTALVIALHFYPGSGARLRDMVGLDAVADRENFLVAYPDGRNGGFNALICCGTTDDVGFLKDLTDHLVRTWRADPDRVYLTGISNGGDMSFRAAVEGAGLFAAIGVVSGGYSGPRTAPDTYVPRRPVSVITFIGGQDRYADVFTEGVRTWQRRLRCTPKPGVPPVGAPRVTRTDARCDDGSDVTVYTLPDMGHSWPGAASGELAAPDAGLVATELVWDFFAAHPRRS from the coding sequence GTGCGACGGACGGTGGCAGTGCTGACGGGGCTGGTCTTCGCCGTCGTCGCCACGGCGTGCGGTGGGGACCGGGGTCAGTCCCGGGTCACGCCGGCCCCGTCGCCTTCGGGGGCCGTCGAGCGCCCCGCCGCCGGCGACCATCGGCTCACCCTGGCGCACGGCGGGTCCGACCGCCGGTACCTGCTGCACGCCCCGCCCGGCTACGACCCCGCCCGGCCCACCGCGCTGGTGATCGCCCTGCACTTCTATCCCGGCAGCGGAGCCCGTCTGCGGGACATGGTGGGGCTGGACGCCGTGGCCGACCGGGAGAACTTCCTGGTCGCGTACCCGGACGGGCGCAACGGCGGCTTCAACGCGCTGATCTGCTGCGGGACGACCGACGACGTCGGCTTCCTCAAGGACCTCACCGACCACCTCGTACGGACGTGGCGGGCCGACCCGGACCGGGTCTACCTCACCGGGATCTCCAACGGCGGGGACATGAGCTTCCGGGCCGCCGTCGAGGGCGCGGGGCTCTTCGCGGCGATCGGCGTGGTCAGCGGCGGCTACAGCGGCCCCCGGACCGCCCCCGACACCTACGTGCCCCGGCGACCGGTCTCGGTGATCACCTTCATCGGCGGGCAGGACCGCTACGCCGACGTCTTCACCGAGGGCGTACGGACCTGGCAGCGACGGCTGCGCTGCACACCGAAGCCCGGCGTACCGCCGGTGGGCGCGCCGCGGGTCACCCGCACCGACGCGCGGTGCGACGACGGCAGCGACGTGACCGTCTACACCCTGCCCGACATGGGGCACTCGTGGCCCGGGGCGGCATCCGGCGAGCTGGCCGCCCCCGACGCGGGCCTCGTCGCCACCGAACTCGTCTGGGACTTCTTCGCCGCCCACCCGCGCCGGAGCTGA
- the eno gene encoding phosphopyruvate hydratase → MATIEGIVAREILDSRGNPTVEVEVGLDDGTIARAAVPSGASTGAFEAIELRDGDADRYQGKGVEKAVSNIEDKIVDELIGYEASEQRLIDQKMLDIDGTDSKSELGANAILGVSLAVAKAAAGSAELSLFRYLGGPNAHLLPVPMMNILNGGAHADSNVDIQEFMIAPIGAPSFREALRSGAEVYHALKSVLKKKELSTGLGDEGGFAPNLPTNAAALDLIAEAVEKAGYRLGTDIVFALDVAATEFFDNGTYTFEGTAKTAEEMSNYYTKLAGDYPIVSIEDPLAEDDWTGWQTLTASLGDRIQIVGDDLFVTNPQRIARGIAEKAANAVLVKVNQIGSLTETLDAVDLAHRAGFKCMMSHRSGETEDTTIADLAVATGCGQIKTGAPARSDRVAKYNQLLRIEEELADAARYAGAGAFPRYRSV, encoded by the coding sequence GTGGCAACCATCGAGGGAATCGTCGCGCGGGAGATTCTGGACTCGCGGGGCAACCCGACCGTCGAGGTCGAGGTCGGGCTCGACGACGGCACGATCGCCCGGGCGGCGGTGCCCTCCGGCGCCTCCACGGGCGCCTTCGAGGCGATCGAACTGCGCGACGGTGACGCCGACCGCTACCAGGGCAAGGGTGTCGAGAAGGCGGTCTCGAACATCGAGGACAAGATCGTCGACGAGCTGATCGGCTACGAGGCCAGCGAGCAGCGGCTGATCGACCAGAAGATGCTCGACATCGACGGCACGGACAGCAAGTCCGAGCTGGGCGCGAACGCCATCCTCGGGGTCTCCCTGGCGGTGGCCAAGGCGGCGGCCGGCAGCGCCGAGCTGAGCCTCTTCCGCTACCTGGGCGGCCCGAACGCGCACCTGCTGCCGGTGCCGATGATGAACATCCTCAACGGTGGCGCGCACGCGGACTCGAACGTCGACATCCAGGAGTTCATGATCGCGCCGATCGGCGCGCCCAGCTTCCGTGAGGCGCTGCGCTCCGGCGCGGAGGTCTACCACGCGCTGAAGTCGGTGCTGAAGAAGAAGGAGCTCTCGACCGGTCTCGGCGACGAGGGCGGCTTCGCGCCGAACCTGCCCACCAACGCTGCCGCCCTGGACCTGATCGCGGAGGCGGTGGAGAAGGCCGGCTACCGGCTCGGCACCGACATCGTCTTCGCGCTCGACGTGGCCGCCACGGAGTTCTTCGACAACGGCACCTACACCTTCGAGGGCACCGCGAAGACCGCCGAGGAGATGAGCAACTACTACACCAAGCTCGCCGGCGACTACCCGATCGTGTCGATCGAGGACCCGCTGGCCGAGGACGACTGGACCGGCTGGCAGACGCTGACCGCCTCGCTCGGCGACCGCATCCAGATCGTGGGCGACGACCTGTTCGTCACCAACCCGCAGCGCATCGCCCGCGGCATCGCCGAGAAGGCCGCCAACGCGGTCCTGGTGAAGGTCAACCAGATCGGTTCGCTGACCGAGACCCTGGACGCGGTGGACCTGGCCCACCGGGCCGGCTTCAAGTGCATGATGAGCCACCGCTCCGGCGAGACCGAGGACACCACCATCGCCGACCTGGCGGTGGCCACGGGCTGCGGCCAGATCAAGACCGGCGCCCCGGCCCGCTCGGACCGGGTCGCGAAGTACAACCAGCTCCTGCGGATCGAGGAGGAGCTGGCCGACGCGGCGCGGTACGCCGGTGCGGGCGCCTTCCCGCGCTACCGTTCCGTCTGA
- a CDS encoding Ppx/GppA phosphatase family protein — MAAIDCGTNSIRLLVADLPDASAGPEAPLADLSRRMEIVRLGQGVDKTGRLAPEAIERTRVALASYAAEIEKLGAERVRMCATSASRDASNAAEFREMVERTLGVAPEVVTGDEEARLSFTGAVRGLPADAREPYLVVDIGGGSTEFVVGTRAGGVEAAISMDIGCVRMTERHLHGDPPALDEVAAAQADIAVAVDRALEAVPGRQAATLVGLAGSVTTVVAVAEGLREYDPERIHHARVPYDAVADVTADLLGKSREQRLAIPVMHPGRADVIGAGALVLRVIMERAGMDSVVASEHDILDGTAWSLA, encoded by the coding sequence GTGGCCGCCATCGACTGCGGGACCAACTCGATCCGACTGCTGGTCGCCGACCTGCCGGACGCCTCGGCGGGTCCGGAGGCGCCGCTGGCCGACCTGAGCCGGCGGATGGAGATCGTGCGCCTCGGCCAGGGCGTAGACAAGACGGGGCGGCTGGCCCCGGAGGCGATCGAACGCACCCGGGTCGCGCTGGCCTCGTACGCCGCCGAGATCGAGAAGCTGGGCGCGGAGCGGGTGCGGATGTGCGCCACGTCGGCTTCCCGGGACGCCTCCAACGCCGCCGAGTTCCGCGAGATGGTCGAGCGGACCCTCGGCGTCGCGCCCGAGGTGGTGACCGGCGACGAGGAGGCGCGGCTCTCCTTCACCGGCGCGGTGCGCGGGCTGCCCGCCGACGCGCGCGAGCCGTACCTGGTCGTCGACATCGGCGGCGGCTCGACCGAGTTCGTCGTCGGCACCCGCGCGGGCGGCGTCGAGGCGGCCATCTCGATGGACATCGGCTGCGTCCGGATGACCGAGCGGCACCTGCACGGCGACCCGCCGGCGCTGGACGAGGTCGCCGCGGCGCAGGCCGACATCGCGGTCGCGGTGGACCGGGCGCTGGAGGCCGTGCCGGGCCGGCAGGCGGCCACGCTGGTCGGGCTCGCCGGGTCGGTCACCACCGTGGTCGCGGTCGCCGAGGGCCTCCGGGAGTACGACCCGGAGCGCATCCATCACGCCCGGGTCCCGTACGACGCGGTGGCCGACGTGACCGCCGACCTGCTCGGCAAGAGCCGGGAGCAGCGGCTGGCGATCCCGGTGATGCACCCGGGCCGCGCGGACGTGATCGGGGCGGGTGCCCTGGTGCTCCGGGTGATCATGGAGCGGGCCGGGATGGACTCGGTGGTCGCCTCCGAGCACGACATCCTCGACGGCACCGCCTGGTCGCTGGCCTGA
- a CDS encoding PadR family transcriptional regulator: MDTTQLLKGVLDLAVLAVLRAEDGYGYDILRRLRDAGLEEVGDASVYGTLRRLYAAGLLTTYVVPSESGPHRKYYSLNAAGRDQLTRSGKLWRSFATTMDALLDDRGMAA; encoded by the coding sequence GTGGACACCACACAACTGCTGAAGGGCGTGCTGGATCTCGCGGTCCTCGCCGTGCTCCGCGCGGAGGACGGCTACGGCTACGACATCCTGCGCCGGCTGCGCGACGCCGGGTTGGAGGAGGTCGGCGACGCCTCGGTCTACGGCACGCTGCGTCGGCTCTACGCCGCCGGCCTGCTGACCACCTACGTCGTGCCGAGCGAATCCGGCCCGCACCGCAAGTACTACTCCCTCAACGCCGCCGGCCGGGACCAGCTCACCCGCTCCGGCAAGCTCTGGCGCTCGTTCGCCACCACCATGGACGCACTGCTCGACGATCGGGGGATGGCGGCATGA
- a CDS encoding DUF501 domain-containing protein, with protein MTVVPPPEPAADSVPPPLREPATEADLAAVAAQLGRPPRGTRAVAHRCPCGLPDVVETTPRLADGTPFPTLFYLTCPRATAACSRLESAGLMKEMADRLAADPELAARYRAAHEDYLARRDAIGEVPEIAGISAGGMPGRVKCLHVHLGHALGAGPGVNPFGDETLELVEKWWAAGPCVDVPVAD; from the coding sequence GTGACTGTCGTACCACCGCCGGAGCCGGCGGCGGACTCCGTACCCCCGCCGTTGCGCGAACCGGCCACCGAGGCCGACCTGGCCGCGGTGGCCGCGCAGCTCGGACGCCCGCCCCGGGGCACCCGGGCCGTGGCCCACCGCTGCCCCTGCGGCCTGCCGGACGTGGTGGAGACGACTCCGCGCCTGGCCGACGGCACCCCCTTCCCGACGCTGTTCTATCTGACCTGCCCCCGGGCGACGGCGGCGTGCAGCCGGCTGGAGTCGGCGGGGCTGATGAAGGAGATGGCGGACCGGCTGGCCGCCGACCCGGAACTGGCCGCGCGCTACCGCGCCGCCCACGAGGACTACCTGGCCCGCCGGGACGCGATCGGCGAGGTGCCCGAGATCGCCGGCATCTCCGCCGGTGGGATGCCCGGCCGGGTGAAGTGCCTGCACGTGCACCTCGGGCACGCGCTCGGGGCCGGGCCCGGGGTGAACCCGTTCGGCGACGAGACGTTGGAGCTGGTGGAGAAGTGGTGGGCGGCCGGGCCCTGCGTGGACGTGCCGGTGGCGGACTGA
- a CDS encoding amino-acid N-acetyltransferase → MVGADGGVAGADEVVVRRARTSDVRGIRRLVDTYTDDRRLLSKATVTLYEHVQEFRVAVRAGDGAVVGCGALHVMWEDLAEIRTVAVDPSCRGRKLGHRIVAELIDGARELGVARIFVLTFETRFFGSFGFTEIDGAPVPQPVYEQLLRSYDEGVAEFLDLERVKPNTLGNTRMLLRL, encoded by the coding sequence ATGGTGGGCGCGGACGGGGGCGTGGCGGGGGCCGACGAGGTCGTGGTGCGGCGGGCCCGCACCTCGGACGTGCGCGGCATCCGGCGGCTCGTCGACACCTACACCGACGACCGGCGGCTGCTCAGCAAGGCCACCGTGACCCTCTACGAGCACGTGCAGGAGTTCCGGGTCGCGGTCCGTGCCGGCGACGGCGCGGTGGTCGGCTGCGGTGCGCTGCACGTGATGTGGGAGGACCTGGCCGAGATCCGGACCGTGGCGGTCGACCCCTCCTGCCGTGGGCGCAAGCTCGGCCACCGGATCGTCGCGGAGCTGATCGACGGCGCCCGTGAGCTGGGGGTGGCCCGGATCTTCGTGCTCACCTTCGAGACCCGGTTCTTCGGCTCGTTCGGGTTCACCGAGATCGACGGCGCGCCCGTGCCGCAGCCGGTCTACGAGCAGCTCCTGCGCTCCTACGACGAGGGCGTCGCCGAGTTCCTCGACCTGGAACGGGTCAAGCCGAACACCCTCGGCAACACCCGGATGCTGCTGCGCCTCTGA
- a CDS encoding septum formation initiator family protein, which produces MQQRRTPGGQRPARRPGHTGRPGGARGARTSVREGGVRAEPRATAGRAPGAARGAEGVRSASRPAAARRTAAGTVKRLSAPRSRGFTGRATVLFAVLIALALAYTYPVRVYLDQQADIERMEAAQAAQREAIEELSERAAKWQDPEYIKIQARERFFMGPPGETLLVVLSDPAGAARDAGSSAAPSAPVTPASWYDTLWSSVQAANGEQPDR; this is translated from the coding sequence ATGCAGCAGCGCCGCACACCGGGCGGTCAGCGCCCCGCCCGCCGGCCGGGTCACACCGGCCGGCCGGGCGGGGCCCGGGGCGCCCGGACGTCGGTCCGCGAGGGCGGTGTCCGCGCCGAGCCGCGGGCCACGGCCGGTCGCGCACCGGGGGCGGCCCGGGGCGCGGAGGGGGTACGCTCCGCGAGCCGGCCCGCCGCGGCCCGTCGTACGGCCGCCGGCACCGTCAAGCGGCTCTCCGCACCCCGCTCCCGGGGCTTCACCGGGCGGGCCACCGTGCTCTTCGCGGTGCTGATCGCGCTCGCCCTGGCCTACACCTACCCGGTGCGCGTCTACCTGGACCAGCAGGCCGACATCGAACGGATGGAGGCCGCCCAGGCCGCCCAGCGGGAGGCGATCGAGGAGCTCTCCGAGCGGGCGGCCAAGTGGCAGGACCCGGAATACATCAAGATCCAGGCCAGGGAGCGGTTCTTCATGGGGCCGCCGGGCGAGACGCTGCTGGTGGTGCTCTCCGACCCGGCTGGCGCCGCCCGGGACGCCGGTTCGTCCGCGGCCCCGTCGGCGCCGGTCACCCCCGCTTCCTGGTACGACACCCTCTGGTCGAGCGTGCAGGCCGCCAACGGCGAGCAGCCCGACAGGTGA